The nucleotide sequence TCTGCAGGACCGCGCCGATCCGCCCGGCCCGCACGCTCTCGCGCGGGGCGGCGCCGAGGGTGCGCACGGTGCCGTCGTCGGGGTCGGTGAAGCCCAGGACCATGTCGAGGAGGGTGGTCTTGCCGGCGCCGTTGGGCCCGAGCAGCGCGACGACCTCGCCGCGCTCGATGCGCATACTCACGCCGTCCACGGCGCGGACGCGCTGCTCGCCGCGCCCGAAGCCCTTGTGGACGCCGGAGACGTCGACGGCCGGGGAACCGGCCGTCGGGTCGGCGGGGCTCGTATGCGGCGAAGTGCGGGAGGCCGGTGAGGACGTCATGCTCCGATTCTGCTCCACCGCGCGCCGTCCCGGAAGCTCCGCGGGCCACGACACGCCCACGACCTCGGCCACGGGCCCCGGGGACGGCACGGCGTGCCCGCCGCGTGCCCGGTAGGATGGTCTCCCGTGGCTCTTACTATCGGAATCGTCGGACTGCCCAACGTCGGCAAGTCCACCCTGTTCAACGCGCTGACCCGCAACACCGTCCTGGCGGCGAACTACCCGTTCGCGACCATCGAGCCGAACATCGGCGTGGTCAACCTGCCGGACCCGCGGCTGGACCGGCTCGCGGAGATCCACGGCTCGGACCGGATCCTGCCCGCGACCGTGTCCTTCGTGGACATCGCCGGCATCGTCAAGGGCGCGTCCGAGGGGGAGGGCCTGGGCAACCAGTTCCTCGCCAACATCCGCGAGGCGCATGCGATCGCCCAGGTGGTCCGCGCCTTCGACGACCCGGACGTCATCCACGTCGACGGCGAGATCAACCCCGCCTCGGACATGGAGACCATCAACACCGAGCTGATCCTCGCCGACCTGCAGACCCTCGAGAACGCGATCCCGCGCCTCGAGAAGCAGGTCAAGATCAAGAAGGCCGATCCCGCCAAGCTCGCCGCCATGCAGCAGGCGCAGACGATCCTCGAGCGCGGGGACACCGTCTTCGGGGCGGCCGAGAAGGAGAAGCTGGACGTCGACCAGCTGCGCGACCTCAGCCTGCTCACCGCCAAGCCGTTCATCTACGTCTTCAACGCCGACGACGGGGTGGTCGGCGACGAGGCCAAGCAGCAGGAGCTGCGCGAGCTCGTGGCGCCCGCCGACGCCGTCTTCCTCGACGCGAAGCTCGAGTCCGAGCTCGTGGAGCTCGACGAGGAGGAGGCGAAGGAGATGCTGGAGATGTCCGGGCAGGACGAGGCCGGACTCGACAAGCTCGCCCGCACGGGGTTCCACACCCTCGGGCTGCAGACCTACCTCACCGCCGGGCCCAAGGAGTCGCGCGCCTGGACCATCCCCGTGGGCGCCACCGCCCCGCAGGCCGCCGGCGTCATCCACACCGACTTCGAGCGCGGCTTCATCAAGGCCGAGATCGTCTCCTTCGAGGACCTCGACGCCGCCGGGTCCATGGCCGACGCCAAGGCCGCCGGCAAGGTCCGGATCGAGGGCAAGGACTACGTCATGCGCGACGGCGACGTGGTGGAGTTCCGCTTCAACGTC is from Kocuria rosea and encodes:
- the ychF gene encoding redox-regulated ATPase YchF produces the protein MALTIGIVGLPNVGKSTLFNALTRNTVLAANYPFATIEPNIGVVNLPDPRLDRLAEIHGSDRILPATVSFVDIAGIVKGASEGEGLGNQFLANIREAHAIAQVVRAFDDPDVIHVDGEINPASDMETINTELILADLQTLENAIPRLEKQVKIKKADPAKLAAMQQAQTILERGDTVFGAAEKEKLDVDQLRDLSLLTAKPFIYVFNADDGVVGDEAKQQELRELVAPADAVFLDAKLESELVELDEEEAKEMLEMSGQDEAGLDKLARTGFHTLGLQTYLTAGPKESRAWTIPVGATAPQAAGVIHTDFERGFIKAEIVSFEDLDAAGSMADAKAAGKVRIEGKDYVMRDGDVVEFRFNV